The Streptomyces sp. NBC_01142 genome has a window encoding:
- the purB gene encoding adenylosuccinate lyase encodes MTAVSAKPRIPNVLAGRYASAELAVLWSPEQKVKLERQLWLAVLRAQKDLGIDVPEAALADYERVLDQVDLASIAEREKVTRHDVKARIEEFNALAGHEHVHKGMTSRDLTENVEQLQIRLSLELMRDRTVAVLARLGKLSAEYAELVMAGRSHNVAAQATTLGKRFATAADELLVAYGRLEDLLARYPLRGIKGPVGTAQDMLDLLGGDAAKLAELEKRIAGHLGFAHAFTSVGQVYPRSLDYDVVSALVQLAAAPSSVAKTIRLMAGHELVTEGFKPGQVGSSAMPHKMNTRSCERVNGLMVILRGYASMTGELAGDQWNEGDVSCSVVRRVALPDAFFAFDGLLETFLTVLDEFGAFPAVVARELDRYLPFLATTKVLMGAVRAGVGREVAHEAIKENAVASALAMREQGAERNELLDKLAADERIPLDRAQLDALMADKLSFTGAAGDQVAAVVSRIEEIAKQHPEAAGYTPGSIL; translated from the coding sequence GTGACTGCTGTGTCTGCGAAGCCTCGCATCCCCAATGTCCTGGCCGGCCGCTACGCCTCTGCGGAGCTCGCCGTCCTGTGGTCCCCCGAGCAGAAGGTCAAGCTGGAGCGTCAGCTCTGGCTCGCGGTACTGCGCGCCCAGAAGGACCTCGGCATCGACGTGCCCGAGGCCGCCCTCGCCGACTACGAGCGGGTCCTCGACCAGGTCGACCTGGCCTCGATCGCCGAGCGCGAGAAGGTCACCCGCCACGATGTGAAGGCCCGCATCGAGGAGTTCAACGCGCTGGCGGGCCATGAGCACGTCCACAAGGGCATGACCTCGCGCGATCTGACCGAAAACGTCGAACAGCTCCAGATCCGCCTCTCGCTGGAGCTGATGCGCGACCGCACGGTCGCCGTGCTCGCCCGTCTTGGCAAGCTCTCCGCCGAGTACGCCGAGCTGGTCATGGCAGGGCGGTCGCACAATGTGGCCGCGCAGGCCACCACGCTCGGCAAGCGTTTCGCGACCGCGGCCGACGAGCTGCTGGTGGCGTACGGACGGCTCGAGGACCTGCTGGCCCGCTACCCGCTGCGCGGCATCAAGGGCCCGGTCGGCACCGCACAGGACATGCTCGACCTGCTGGGCGGGGACGCGGCGAAGCTCGCGGAGCTGGAGAAGCGCATCGCCGGGCATCTGGGCTTCGCGCACGCCTTCACCTCGGTCGGCCAGGTCTACCCGCGATCGCTCGACTACGACGTGGTGTCCGCGCTGGTGCAGCTGGCCGCCGCGCCCTCCTCCGTCGCCAAGACGATCCGGCTGATGGCCGGGCACGAGCTCGTGACCGAGGGCTTCAAGCCCGGTCAGGTCGGCTCCTCCGCGATGCCGCACAAGATGAACACCCGCTCCTGCGAGCGTGTCAACGGCCTGATGGTCATCCTGCGCGGCTACGCCTCGATGACGGGCGAGCTGGCGGGCGACCAGTGGAACGAGGGCGATGTCTCCTGCTCGGTGGTCCGCCGGGTGGCGCTGCCCGATGCGTTCTTCGCCTTCGACGGCCTGCTGGAGACGTTCTTGACGGTGCTCGACGAGTTCGGCGCGTTCCCCGCCGTCGTCGCCCGTGAGCTGGACCGCTACCTCCCCTTCCTCGCCACGACCAAGGTCCTGATGGGTGCGGTGCGCGCGGGCGTCGGCCGCGAGGTGGCGCACGAGGCCATCAAGGAGAACGCGGTCGCCTCGGCGCTGGCGATGCGTGAGCAGGGCGCCGAGCGCAATGAGCTGCTCGACAAGCTCGCCGCGGACGAGCGGATCCCGCTGGACCGGGCGCAGCTGGACGCGCTGATGGCCGACAAGCTGTCGTTCACCGGCGCGGCGGGCGACCAGGTGGCGGCGGTGGTCTCCCGGATCGAGGAGATCGCCAAGCAGCACCCGGAGGCTGCGGGCTACACCCCGGGGTCGATCCTCTGA
- a CDS encoding HNH endonuclease produces the protein MARINSKNRARLAERLASRKGCGWWCFYCRAPFTENRRPTFDHYIPYSAWKTGRQWNLVLACSSCNTAKADRLPYTVAVVLLCKVRTSPVWRAACQGGGRHGTA, from the coding sequence ATGGCGCGCATCAACTCGAAGAATCGTGCTCGCCTGGCCGAGCGGCTGGCGTCGCGGAAGGGCTGCGGCTGGTGGTGCTTCTACTGCCGGGCCCCGTTCACCGAGAACCGCCGGCCGACGTTCGACCACTACATCCCGTACAGCGCGTGGAAGACCGGGCGTCAGTGGAATCTTGTGCTGGCCTGCTCGTCCTGCAACACGGCGAAGGCCGACCGGCTGCCGTACACGGTGGCCGTGGTCCTGCTCTGCAAGGTGCGCACCAGTCCCGTATGGCGGGCTGCCTGCCAGGGCGGGGGCCGTCATGGGACTGCGTGA